The stretch of DNA GTCCCTTAGGACATTGTACAGAGGGGAAATGGTGATTTCACAAATGGTGAGAAAATTAATGTTCAAAATAGATGACGAGAGAATTCAGGCATGGTTGTACTAATACTAGTTAGGAAgtagtttaattttgatatatgatattaatgtaaaattatttcgCCAATGTCATTCAATTATCTTTTACCGCatcattgaaatttgaaagagtTTGACTGTGCTAAAATGCATCTGTCAAACTCTTTACAATGACGTGGCAACAAATAGTTGGGTggaataattttcattttatttgaatcAATCAATGTATTGTAGTTATAGATTGCGAGTTTGATAAATGTACATTGACAGTTTAATTAGGTTTTTAACATATTTCACATCATAATGTTACCTCTTAAAACTCCGTTTACAATGTGATGAGATGATGAAATATGATTGAATGCCTGTGTAAAATCTGTTTACACTGTTTGCAATTGTAATTATTTATTGAAACTTTTgtcagaaaaaattatttattgaaaCTGATTTTAATATAAATGTGGCTTAAAGGTTATGCATAGTACAATTCTCATGAGATAATGGGAAATATGAGATCACTGCTAGTTTGATTGCTtctctttgaattttgaatgtTACATTAGTTAATTATTAATCATTTATTATTTACTAGAGAAACGCAGCGTCAACTTACAACATATTGAACGAAGAAGGTCGTATTGTGGCTGCTGCACTTCTTCCATATGGAGTTTCTTCATGAAGCTTGGACCTATATTCTCAGTACCTACCATTTGCTCCAAATATGCTCACTTTTGTCGGGAGCTAAAATCTTGCGTAAATCTGCAGGAAATGCATTGTTTTTTCTATGTAGAAAGTTTTGACATATCAATAGGACACCGAGTTAAGCACAGATGACTGTGTTGATGTTTGcaaatgtaataataataataatgataattataATGTATAGAACTGCAGCTTCACAAATCCCTGCAAAGTTGGTTTTTCTAATTGATGGCTGTTTGGTTTGAATGCTACTTCATATTGTTAGAGTTGTGACTTGTGATGAAAACTTTACATTTCTTCTGTAACTGTTTCAAACCAGCAACAAATCTATCAAACTATGTGTTGGACCACTACtttaacacaaataaaataactttgaaaTTACATTTCTCAAAGTAACATTTCTTCTTTAACATACTAGCAATATAATATGATGAGTTTGGTCGTGAGGTAGGTTTTTCATGGTCGAATTTAAGAGCTACCAGCGGAGCGGCCACTTTCTTTGAAAATGGAGGAATATGGAGGTGCACAATAAGGATTTTGTCCGGCCTTAGTAAGGTATTACTTGCATGCGAAGAGTAGTAGTGTTGCTCATAATATTCAGCAAGTTCAAACCTTGATTTCTTGGAACTCACCCGAGGAAGGATGGGTTAGACCCAATGCCGGTGGTGCTAGCAAAGATGGTATTATTGCGAGGTGTGAATGATGCTTGGTTGGCTGAAGGTTGATTCATAAGATTAGGCCCTTGCTTGATTGAGAGGTCAAAGTTTGCCATTCGTATAGTAAGGCAAATGTGTGTGCAACTGCAAACCCTCTGActaatttgaagtatgattaTGAGTCCGCATTGATTATTTATCAGCGGTGTTAGATTGTAAGGGTTCTTTGCTGTTCttttttctaaatattaaaatatttttatgtgaatCATATTCATTTCCTACAATTACAAGCCTAATTTCTTGAGTCGGGTAGGATCGCAATGTGTGAGAAAATCTTCTTTTTAAAAGATTTAACATTGTTGTATTCTCAGGGCTGAATTCAAACTAATAACCTTTTGTTAAGTCAGAAGAGAGCTTCTACAAAAGACTCGTTAAAAATagagtttaatttatatacacatttacacatgcattaaatcatgttggtatattatttaattaatatgacAAGTCATGTATTTTTAATCTTCTCGTTAAAAATAGATGTatgtttaaaataattttatattgacGGCAGGGACGAATCCAGAAGCTTAGTATACCGGGGGccgaaaaatagtaaaataataaaaatgaatgtatatttttttgttacgcAGTCCATgtaaatttatttctttatgTTATAGTGTTATTTTTATGAAGTTCTTGtttagggttgggaataggccaggtcAGGCTttgacaggcctgagcctggcctacgatttttcttcaggcCTAAGCATGGCCTACGGCCTatcaaatgcaattttttttggcctggcctgagcctttttaaAGCCTCGTCTGATcttgtagcctatttaaaagtctgtgttacataaatgtctctatatagtttttttttaatcactctATATAATCTTTTTAAATAGGTTAAACAAGCCTtaaagcctatttcacatttaaatttttataatttctacagcATTAAGAAAAAtctaataaaatgattagcacaaGAATTTaaagctaataaaataacaaatacgattacgacaaAGTTAAGTATgccataataaaattattatataaataataatattacataaataattattattaaatataaacaggccgACCTATCAGGCTTTGTAGGCTTGTTTAAAAGTTTGAgtctggcctatttatgtaaatagGCTTTTTTCAAAGCCTGAGCCTAACATTTTGAAtaaacaggccaggccgaaggcgcctgtaggccgcctgaccTATTCCCTACCCTTTGTTTAATAGTGAGTGATGACTAAACGCCTCCAGAGATTATGTGGGGCACAAAAAATGAGTTCTTCCCCCTCAGTCGAATTTTGTTCATGTGTAAGAGCCAAATATCAAACTTTTGATCACTTACTTAAGAGAtccaaaactcttaccacttgaaacaactaatttttttaattaaaagattatatttttaataactcaacacttataattgttctacaacataaatatttttacacaataaatacatatcaattaatatataatgtaaatgataaataatatactaattatatatgatatactccctccggtccttattataaggaacaatttgaaaaaaatacacataccaagaaaccttatctctcttaataaaaattctaaaaatttaCAATCTATTCTAAAACTAACCTTGGtatattaatttatccttagggaatatgtcactctaatttaatgcataactttggaatggatacaatttcATAAGGGtagaaatggaattgtaagaataaatttaatgattgtttcttataaaaatgaccaattttttttccttcaaattgttccttataaaaaggaccggataAAGTATGATTTAAGGAAATTAATAATGATATGTATAATTAATTTGTCCAGTTAGGCGTTGCCATGTCATTAATGACCATGCCACATTAACAAAATTGACTTTAAAATCGAATTGAGGgccaaaactcaagaaaaattaaaattggaggacaaaaagctaatttttaaaataggaaCCAAAActactttatatttttttttgtaagtaaaACTTcatctttttaaaaatagataaccaaaattgcatttaagtgagaataatatgtatatatatgtatgtaattGAGGGGGAGGAGGGGCTTTGGCCACTGCTTGCCCCCCTCAAGGTCCGTCCCTGATTGATTGACGGTGTAAACAAATTAATTCCTTAAAAAataacttgttaaaaaaaattccttaaaaaataatttatttggtCCTAATATATCTGGATCAATAATACCAGATACATGAACATAAAATTGTATTAATGCattgtccccatgagcttagctcaattggttgggacatcagcattttatatgcaggagccagggttcgaaccctggacactccacttatccatctttaaaggtggaatttcaagccactaggctacctgaccaaaaaaaaaaaattgtattaatgcatttaattattttttgaccaATAACATAAGCATGaatgtttgattaaaaataaaaaataaaaaaacaaagcatGGACTAAAAGAGTATAAATCCGAATTGAGCGTAACATTCAGTAACACACCTGACATCACCATGTCCACTCTACTTCAATCCTCCTCTTTCATTTCTTCTCCAATCAATCCTTCCCGTCCTCGCATCTCCCTCCGTAACTCCTCCGTCGTAAGTAACTCTCTCTCTactcttctttctctctttcctgATTTAACTGAATATTGAATTTCTTCGATTGATTTCAGAGATGTAACAATGTAGTTCAATCTGTTAATTTCGACAACGGAAAACCATATCGCTCAACTCAATCATCTTCACCTAACGTTACAACTTCCATTCCCAGTTTTCTTCTCGCTCCTGATACTCGCAGCATCCATGATCTCGTTAACAAAAATCGTCTTCGTATTTTCTCCGGTACCGCTAATCCTGCACTCGCTCAGGTATCTATCTACAAATCTCATTACTAGTCTCAAATTATTCGATTACTTTCTAGCTTGTTacagttttttaattaaaattaggtTACAAACATTAACTTATTGGAGAGTTTTTGGTTCCATcccctggtgccaatttcggtgggctaagcaaaaaaaaaaaaaactttgactTTAAATGGGACCCCctgcaagtgggcggtgggattggtcccttaGATTAGTCGATCCTAGAGctggataccaagttttcaaaaaaaaaaaaaaattattggagagTTCACAGTGAAATTAAATGTAAgagtatattttgaaaattttagatATAAAACCTAATTTCTAGGGTTTGTTTCGATAATCAgtttatttgcagcttatagcacaaTCACTTACATGATAAGCATTTACGTATAAGCttacataaactatttttatagaaaaagataaaatcaataaaaattgtttttatatatcctagctattttcataagctatattggTGAATTTCTaaaaagaagttgaaaaaaaaaaattatgaacattgtcagataagctcaaataagccaatccaaacaggcctTTTGTACAAGAGCTTTATGTATAAGCAGGTATTGGATTTGATGCATTTACTGCTTAACACAGTTTTGCATCTCGACCGTTTAATTTGTTTGCAGCGTATTCTGTTTTGTTGTTGTATTCTTTTTGGAACCACTACTGCAAGCGATCCCGATCTGTATAAGCTgattatatttgtaaaaaaaagaaaatatggtcaaattgtttttatataagctataagttgtttgcataagctctcatGTAAAGCTTATGGAAAAGAGCTTATTGAcatatcataagttgttttcataaattatcCCAAATACCTTGTCAAGTGCTTACATCAATAGATAAGCTCGGACAAACACCATGTCCTCATAGAGAAGTTTGGATTCCAAACTGACTCGTGATATAATATGATTTAGGTTAATAAGGAATGGGTATTGAACTAATGAACATATATACTTTTGTTGTTTACTAATGATATTTGAAATCTTATGTTATAACACCAgagaatatttgtttatttactAAATGTTTTGGTTTGCATTTAAATAGGAAATTTCATGCTATATGGGCCTGGATCTGggaaaaattaagataaaacgTTTTGCTGATGGTGAGATATATGTCCAACTGCAAGAGAGTGTCAGGGGGTGTGATGTGTTTCTCGTGCAGCCCACTTGTCCTCCTGCGAATGAGAATCTTATGGAGCTTCTGGTAATGATTGATGCCTGTAGGAGAGCTTCAGCCAAAACTATTACTGCGGTCATTCCGTATTTTGGATATGCTAGAGCTGATAGAAAGGTAAGGAGATGACAATATCCAAGTCATTAGACCAACCATATTCCACATACATCTGCAAAAGTACACCTTTCGAAGTCATATATATTTAGCTCTACAAATGTTATCTAGCATTACTTGTAGAGTATTATAGAAAGTTTTCTATAATGTTTTCAAACGATATCACATTCAAGTTCAGTTTAGTTAAAATATGGTCATTACTTACTGTTTCAGACTCAAGGGCGTGAATCAATTGCTGCTAAGCTTGTAGCAAATTTAATCACAGAAGCAGGAGCAAATCGTGTTCTTGCATGTGACCTCCACTCTGGGCAGTCTATGGGGTACTTCGATATTCCAGTTGATCATGTGTATGGACAGGTAATAGATTAGATTATAGTATAGGTTTTGTCATTAGTGTATATTAGTTTTGAACAATAAaatgtttgatctgctaaaacaCAAACAAGCATGCTATGAATGGAAATGACAATTTCTAGCGACATGCctattttattgaatatatgaacttttaattttaaatttcttttttgaacaatttaatttttaatttctgATTTTCTTCCTGACCTAATAGACCCCAAAGCTTGCTATTCTTAAATGTATTGAAACATTCTTCCCCCATTCAGGcatgcattttttatttgtggTTGATTTTAAGTTCTTACCTTAAAACTGTCAATCTTCTTTTGTGCCACTACCAGCCTGTTATACTCGATTACCTTGCCAGCAAGACTATTTGTTCGGATGATTTGGTAGTTGTCTCACCAGATGTTGGTGGTGTAGCTAGAGCACGTGCTTTTGCCAAAAAGTTATCTGATGCTCCTTTAGCTATTGTTGATAAAAGGCGTCATGGACATAACGTTGCGGAGGTATTTTAATGTACTCTTCTTAAGATCACTCAGGGTTGACTGCTTACTACTATTTTTCCCTTCAAGCTAATGAAGCATATTTATATTCTAGATTGAAGAAACTTTAGGTTTTTCTTATTGGTTGAACCTCATTTTGCAGGTGATGAATTTGATAGGTGATGTAAAGGGAAAGGTAGCAGTTATGGTAGATGACATGATTGATACTGCGGGTGAGACTATGACCCTGTAATCAGTTATATTAGTGAGTCAAAACTTATACATTTCTGATCAATAAAAGGGCTTTACTCAAAAATGTATCAATATATCTATTGACCAAGTGGTCAGGAATTCAATCCATGCAGCTCAACTATGTACATGTTTAATTAGattataacaaaaattgtatgttGGACATGTGCTCTCTCGAAACTTTAGAGTGCAATGGGCTTTTGCGTGAAGGCGCTTGTTATAGATGCAAATCATTCCAGGCTTTATATACCTGACAGCTTAAACTTGATGGTTGCTTCATTTGGCATAAATAATAATCTTTTGCTTAAATTTTGGTGCCACTAGGGATAATTTATACTTCTAAGATTCTTGATTGTCTGTGTCAATTCTCTCTTGCTACAGCTTGGTACAAACAAGTCTTATCAATGATCCTTAATAAATTGTGAATTTGTCTTATAGGGACCATCTCCAAAGGTGCGGCTCTGTTGCATCAAGAAGGGGCAAGAGAAGTTTATGCATGCACTACACACGCTGTTTTCAGGTATAATAAGCTTTGATGTTCTTTCAATAAGTTATTTCAAATTGTGGTTTGTGTTGCTGAGGAAGCTTAATCAGGTCAATTGTAGCGAAGTGAAAATAAAGGgactttttttctcttttaacatGCATGTTTGTACTACCAATGTGTGTTAAGTATGTCTTGGTACGAGTTGGTTTATACTGTACCAGACTACCAGTTTCTTAATTGATGGTTTTGTTGATCGAGTGACCTAGAGGCCATCAATGTTTATAAATAGATTCATAGATTGGATGGACAAACAAGGGATATGTTTTCCTTAAGTAGCAATCATTCAGTCTtatgttctttttctttttttaatttttatattctgTCCCTCTTTAATATTCTCGTGGATCACTATTACGAGTGGCATCCTTTGGTCAAGGGTTTGGGATACTGAGCGAGATCATTTGGTAAGTTAGGAAAACTGCTGTAATCCTAATTGGGGTTTTACACATGGAAACTTGTAGGACCATCCATCTCCTAGCTAGTATAATAGCTATTATCTGTCCTTCAAATTCAGAGCTAACAACTATGATGTCAGTTGATAGTTTTTGGTCATTGTGCTGTAGTTGTTCTAAAGCACTTCCCGATTCAATTTTACACTtggtagcagcagcagcagctaATTGCATTTCGGGTTTTCCGGTTTGGAGACGTTTTTAGTGACTGATAATTGGTTATTCAGTGTTAGTAAGCAGGGAAGAGGTTTACAGTACTATGCTTTGATGATAATTGGAGTCTCTTGGATAGAGTTATCTTTCCTGTTTACTAGATATCACCCCCTCCTCGCTGTCCCCTTCCCCACCCCAACCCGAAATTCTCTCCCCAAAGCACTTATTTTCTTCACTGTGTGGTATCATTAGCAATTTAACAGGATGCCTTGTCCTCTTTTCTCTGTATTTTACCTTTTCTTGGGGAGATTTGAAAACTGTGATATCCTTTTTGCATCTGACTTTCATGATGGTGTTGGAGCCTCACCTTCATTTTCTGCCGCCTTTAACCCCTGCCACCATCCCCAAGCTTGTACcattccaaaaaataaaagatttgtagcatttattttcttgttttcttttgacATTAAGATATGCGAAATATGTATTACAATGACGGTTAATACTACATAGTTGTTTTTTGACGCAAGGCATTTTACTCGTGACTTATGCATTATTCTTGCATTTGCAGCCCTCCTGCTATAGAGAGATTGTCAAGCGGTTTATTTCAAGAAGTTATCATAACTAATACAATTCCACTGGCAGAGAAGAACTATTTCCCTCAGTTAACAGTCTTATCAGTGGCAAACCTTCTGGGCGAGACCATATGGCGTGTTCATGATGACTGCTCAGTGAGTAGCATTTTTCTGTAAAATTAGTTTAGTTGGTTATTTCTTCATTCTACCAATAGAAAAAAGGAAACTACTCTCCATAATTGCATGCTTGCATAAATATATGCATctattcaaataaattatttttggaaAAAGTTGATCATGTAACAAGGCGTCACACTCCTCCAATTTTTTGCTAGAATGTATTTATATTGGCATATCTCTCGGTTGAATTTGAGTTCTATTTATCGAGTGGTATGTTAGCTTCTTCtgtttttacttaaaaaaagtTCAGTTGAGCAATAATTTTTGCCAGTTTTGTTtggtatagtatagtatagtatagagTTGAATTAAAAGTAGATATATTATGCAGATTATTTCTCCCTTTTATCTTTGTCAGGGTGGAATTGAACCTTTTTCCAGTTTGGGCATTGATTGAACAATTTGTTGTATCCATGTTATGCTGTTCCAGCTTATTACACTGCAGTAACAAGACGTGGCAGAATGGTATAAGTCGATTTATAGCAAAAGCTTGTCTTTAGTAATAATACCTTTTAGAGAGCTTTTGgggaatttaattttttgtactTAAACCCACTGTAGGTATATTTTAAATTCACAGGGAATATCatgtcttatttttttttaacccttgATTGAGTACAGTTTTGTAAGTAAATGTTGAATTGTGTGACTGTCTTCAGTGTAATGTTTTAATTCCTTGTCTTATATGTATTGATAAGTATATATATTAGGTCGAATTTATTACCTTATCATTTTGATATAAATGAAAATGTGCACTGAAGTGGACATTTTAGAGTTCATGAAATATATCCTAATGCAAAGGACTACTTTTGCTTGAACTTCGAGTTTCGAGTGAATAGAGCAATTGTTCCTCAAAATTGTAAGCATCGGTCAAATAGAAACTCGGAATTGTATAGAGACTATGGCGTGGCATGTCAATTGAACATGTTAATTGTACATCAATGTCAACTTAATAGGGACTTCtttttgtatgaaattttgATCGTATGGAATGAGAGAATTGTGCATGAACTAAATCACCGGTTAAATTAGTCCCTGAAGGACCAAAATTATATTAGAAAATTGTTGAATAATCTCTAATggtaaaatttaaaagttgatTGTATTTGTTAATTTGCAAAAGTTAAGGACCAGATGACCAATTTATCGGTTTGCTTATGAACGGACAAGACATTTTGTTATCCGTAGAGgttaataataaagtttaaaaaaagtacaaaaagaCAACTCCATGATGCCACTAATAATTAACTTGTATTATAGGGTGTCTTATTTGAACTTAACATTCTTACTGGAAATTTTGTTAAGATCCTCCGACTCTCCTAATGTTGAGCTATGTGATTTCGTAACCTTTGCATAGCGTAGTAGAATGAAGGCTACACACTAACACTCTTTCATCTATTAGCCTAAACGTCTTTGCTAACTCGCTTGCCTAGTATACCCTACTATACAAGGAGAAATTCTTGTGTGAGTCATCACCTAAGTATTAATGGTTACATACAATCAATCAAATGATTACAAGTAATTAATAAAGtagtatttaaaataaatctctacaaattaaataaggaaagaaaaaaaatgttcactttataaaaaaaattataatcggtcatatttttttcattccaactaattttttatttttttttaatttgctacAAACTAATTAA from Trifolium pratense cultivar HEN17-A07 linkage group LG5, ARS_RC_1.1, whole genome shotgun sequence encodes:
- the LOC123883305 gene encoding ribose-phosphate pyrophosphokinase 1 isoform X2 produces the protein MSTLLQSSSFISSPINPSRPRISLRNSSVRCNNVVQSVNFDNGKPYRSTQSSSPNVTTSIPSFLLAPDTRSIHDLVNKNRLRIFSGTANPALAQEISCYMGLDLGKIKIKRFADGEIYVQLQESVRGCDVFLVQPTCPPANENLMELLVMIDACRRASAKTITAVIPYFGYARADRKTQGRESIAAKLVANLITEAGANRVLACDLHSGQSMGYFDIPVDHVYGQPVILDYLASKTICSDDLVVVSPDVGGVARARAFAKKLSDAPLAIVDKRRHGHNVAEVMNLIGDVKGKVAVMVDDMIDTAGTISKGAALLHQEGAREVYACTTHAVFSPPAIERLSSGLFQEVIITNTIPLAEKNYFPQLTVLSVANLLGETIWRVHDDCSLITLQ
- the LOC123883305 gene encoding ribose-phosphate pyrophosphokinase 1 isoform X1 — translated: MSTLLQSSSFISSPINPSRPRISLRNSSVRCNNVVQSVNFDNGKPYRSTQSSSPNVTTSIPSFLLAPDTRSIHDLVNKNRLRIFSGTANPALAQEISCYMGLDLGKIKIKRFADGEIYVQLQESVRGCDVFLVQPTCPPANENLMELLVMIDACRRASAKTITAVIPYFGYARADRKTQGRESIAAKLVANLITEAGANRVLACDLHSGQSMGYFDIPVDHVYGQPVILDYLASKTICSDDLVVVSPDVGGVARARAFAKKLSDAPLAIVDKRRHGHNVAEVMNLIGDVKGKVAVMVDDMIDTAGTISKGAALLHQEGAREVYACTTHAVFSPPAIERLSSGLFQEVIITNTIPLAEKNYFPQLTVLSVANLLGETIWRVHDDCSGGIEPFSSLGID